The nucleotide sequence AGCAGATCATGCGGGCGGTGCGATTCCTCGAAGAAGGCCTCAAGGGTGGGCTCGACGAGGCCCGGGGTGGAGAACTCGCGGTTACACTCCGCGCGTTGTACGACTATTGCATCAATCGGCTGACGGTCGCCAACCTCCGCAACGACGGGGCGGCCCTGGCGGAAGTGGCTTCGCTGATCGCACCGGTCGCACAGAGCTGGAAACAGATCGGGCCCTCCCAGCCCGCGCAGGCCGCCTGAGGCGTCCTTGGAGTCCTTCATGCAAGAGCGACTGCTCGACTACTACAAAGCGATCGAAGCCGCGAGCAAGCAGATGCTCGAGGCCGCCCGCATGGAAGACTGGGAAGGCGTGGTGCGCTGCGAAGGCGCCTGCGCCGTGCTGATCGAGCAGCTGCGCTTCAAGGCCACCTCGCTCGAGCTGCCGCGCACCGACCGCGCCGAGAAGACCCGCGTGATGCAGCGCATCCTGCGCAACGACGCCGAGATCCGGCTCCTGGCCGAGCCGTGGATCGCCGACCTCGACCATCTGTTCGATTCGCGGCTGCAGCTGATCCACTGAGGCTGGGGCGCGAAGGCGCCGGCCGGCGGACGACGGTGGAAGAACAGAAAGACCGTTCACGCTGAGCTTGTCGAAGCGCCGCGCAAGGCTTCGACAAGCTCAGCCCGAACGGTGGACGAAGACCCGGAGGCCGAGCGGTTGTCGAAGATCGGGGAGCCGAACGGTTCTCGCGGATCGAAGCGATCCGCCTCACACCTGCATGTTCATGATGTCGCTGTAGGCCTGCACCATGCGGTTGCGCACGTGCATCGTGGCCTGGAAGCCGATCTGCGCCTTCTGGATCGCGACCATGGTCTGCTCCAGGCTGACGTTCGGGTTCTCGAGCTGAACCTCGCGCTGCAGCGCGCCGGCCTGGTTCTGGGCCGCGCTCACCGACTGCAGCGCACCCGAGAGCGCCCCGGCGAAGCCGCCGCCGCTGCCCTCGGCGGCCGAGGGCGCGGTGCGCGCCGTGCGCGCGAAAGCCTGCGCCGAGGTGGGCGAAGTCAGCGGTGCGAGTCGGAGGTCCATGGGCACCGATGCTACGGGCGGTCGGCCGAGCGCGATCGCGGGGAAATGGGCAGGAAAGCAGCCCTTTATCGGGCTTATGTGGGACGGGGTCGGCCCGAATAATCGCAGCGAGCACGAAGCGCCTTCCGCGCCGTGCGAACCGACCCGCACCGCCGAGCCCATGTCCACCGCCGTCGCCGAACTTCCCGCCGCCCAGCCCGCGTCCCTTGCCGCCCCGGCCTGGCAGGGCCGCCTCGCGTCGCTCGACCGGCGCCAGCGCCTGCGGCTGGCGATCGGCGCCGCGCTGCTGGTGGCGCTGGCCGTGGCCGCCATCGTGATGGGCCGCCAGGCCGACTGGCGCGTGCTCTACGCCAACCTCGGCGACAAGGACGGCGGCGCGATCGTCGCCCAGCTCGCCCAGATGAACGTGCCCTACAAGTAC is from Variovorax paradoxus and encodes:
- the fliS gene encoding flagellar export chaperone FliS, yielding MYTSPAARAAQAYSRVGAESGVDASTSPHRLIELLFDGLLQAIHAASGALARGDIAAKGQQIMRAVRFLEEGLKGGLDEARGGELAVTLRALYDYCINRLTVANLRNDGAALAEVASLIAPVAQSWKQIGPSQPAQAA
- a CDS encoding flagellar protein FliT; translation: MQERLLDYYKAIEAASKQMLEAARMEDWEGVVRCEGACAVLIEQLRFKATSLELPRTDRAEKTRVMQRILRNDAEIRLLAEPWIADLDHLFDSRLQLIH
- the fliE gene encoding flagellar hook-basal body complex protein FliE, whose product is MDLRLAPLTSPTSAQAFARTARTAPSAAEGSGGGFAGALSGALQSVSAAQNQAGALQREVQLENPNVSLEQTMVAIQKAQIGFQATMHVRNRMVQAYSDIMNMQV